One Salvia splendens isolate huo1 chromosome 12, SspV2, whole genome shotgun sequence genomic window carries:
- the LOC121758900 gene encoding paired amphipathic helix protein Sin3-like 3 isoform X3, giving the protein MKRSRDDVFATAIPSPTEPSGKAQVSTARSAQKLQTTDALSYLKVVKEKIQDKGDLYNEFLDVMKEFKAQRIDTSGVIVKVKELFRGERDLILGFNAFLPKGYEITLAAEDEPLLKKKPVDFEEAIGFVNKIKGDHHVYNAFLDILNIYRKNNMSITEVYQEVSVLFQDHADLLVEFTHFLPYTTAAAPVHHAQPISNHILLQNSGGSPMRMTRPIEQKPAAGNSFVTCPDSEQWKVSKEDNKTELHYDDNLDSVRKFTGGDDSANDQLHKGTEDPVSIFCGKVKERLNDSESYKKFLDCVRSYRSKFVTLPQFQKLVASILGSHPDLKEQCEDFIIYVEKTGSKQNFRSLKVDDREADMNNKEDSDKNIDHGNTERDRSDKALAFSKDVQGQKLSITKEKFMAKPIHELDLSNCESCTPSYRLLPDNYPIPSVSCRTKIGSEVLNDHWVSVTSGSEDYSFKHMRKNQYEESLFRCEDDRFELDMLLESVNATTKRVEELLDSMNSHTDKTGSSSHIGDHLTAVNLRCIERLYGDHGLDVRDVLRKNAPLALPVILTRLQQKQEEWARCRSDFNKIWAEIYAKNYHKSLDHRSFYFKQQDTKNLSAKAFLAEIREMSEKDQNEDEKILSISGGYKQPIKPHMKFEYPDPDIQEDLYQLMKYACGEVCTPEQHDKVMKIWTTFIEPVFSIPSRPSVEDMKETVNNDSAKTLANFGEGNVIPVGEAASNMSKTGGDNIPTEEPRCSRILMGHGDNGVKNCGSPNADNAACEIDISCNATQNGVLHTDSSIIPAMSGTSKQAGFFEQVTPNSTGEKNINLENGSSSAIGDHVLNNKPQGGLYMKVTSSSVEGIQAQRCQNEIIGFGKDEREEGELSPSKNSEGGMLAAFGEVAYGSCNSRQTGGEALCVVEVGRENDANADDEGEESAKGSSDSENGYKIAEVSATDSADREERSPGDHDEDEDHDENDNKDASEHEAEGVADIHENEGMAAFSGHVLHSVKPLTTKLPAALHVKERNSEIFYGNDSFYLLFRLHQILYERMRSAKLHSSSPENKWRILNDSNTTDSYARFKDALHSLLDGSSDNAKFEDDCRTIIGAQSYILFSLDKLIHKLVKQLQTIASEEMENKLIQLYSYERSRSPRKFTDDIYHENARFLLPEDNLYRIECVPSPTCLTVQLMKNEQDKPEETAIYMVPAFAAYLNDELLATAPERKGKHRIFLKRNKRKFQSQDKISDTSKPKEQLVTHNGLEIKVASNTLKASYVIGSEDFLYRLSKRRKTQFHSSSSSSASNGCSPRVRRTCRVMVG; this is encoded by the exons ATGAAGAGGTCTAGAGATGATGTGTTTGCGACTGCCATTCCTTCTCCAACTGAGcc TTCTGGAAAAGCCCAGGTGTCAACGGCAAGGAGTGCGCAGAAGCTCCAGACGACTGATGCCTTGTCATATCTCAAAGTTGTGAAGGAAAAAATTCAGGACAAAGGGGACTTGTATAATGAGTTTCTTGATGTCATGAAAGAGTTCAAGGCTCAAAG AATTGATACATCTGGcgttatagtaaaagtgaaggAATTATTTAGAGGGGAACGGGACCTAATTCTGGGTTTCAATGCCTTTTTACCAAAGGGATATGAAATTACCCTCGCAGCAGAGGATGAACCACTTCTAAAAAAGAAGCCCGTAGATTTTGAAGAAGCAATTGgttttgtaaacaaaataaAG GGTGACCATCATGTATACAATGCATTTCTTGACATCTTGAATATATACAGAAAAAATAATATGTCCATAACAGAAGTCTATCAGGAG GTTTCAGTTCTTTTTCAGGATCATGCTGACCTCCTTGTAGAGTTCACTCATTTTTTACCTTATACTACTGCTGCTGCCCCCGTCCATCATGCTCAACCCATTAGCAATCATATCTTGCTGCAGAACAGTGGAGGCTCTCCCATGAGAATGACTCGGCCCATTGAGCAG AAGCCTGCTGCAGGCAATTCATTTGTTACTTGCCCTGATTCAGAGCAATGGAAAGTTAGTAAAGAAGATAACAAAACTGAGCTTCATTATGACGATAACTTGGACAGTGTAAGAAAATTTACCGGCGGAGATGATTCTGCTAATGACCAGTTACATAAAG GAACAGAGGACCCAGTGTCAATTTTCTGTGGAAAAGTGAAGGAAAGATTGAATGATTCCGAAAGCTACAAGAAGTTTTTGGACTGTGTTCGTTCCTATAGAAGCAAGTTTGTCACACTGCCTCAATTTCAAAAGCTG GTAGCTAGTATACTGGGATCACATCCAGACCTCAAGGAACAGTGCGAAGATTTCATAATTTATGTTGAGAAGACAG GCAGCAAACAAAATTTCAGATCTCTAAAGGTAGATGATCGTGAAGCAGATATGAATAATAAGGAAGACAGTGATAAAAATATAGATCATGGCAATACTGAAAGGGATAGATCCGACAAGGCTCTTGCTTTTAGCAAAGATGTCCAAGGACAGAAACTGTCCATTACAAAGGAGAAGTTTATGGCGAAACCCATCCATGAACTTGATCTCTCTAACTGTGAAAGCTGCACTCCAAGTTACCGACTTCTTCCTGACAAT TATCCGATTCCATCAGTGAGCTGTAGAACCAAGATTGGTTCTGAAGTGCTGAATGATCATTGGGTGTCTGTCACTTCAGGAAGTGAGGACTATTCGTTCAAACATATGCGCAAAAACCAATATGAAGAAAGCCTGTTCCGTTGTGAGGACGATAG GTTTGAACTTGACATGCTGTTGGAATCTGTGAACGCAACAACAAAGCGTGTTGAAGAATTGTTAGATAGTATGAACTCTCATACTGACAAGACTGGGAGTTCATCTCATATAGGTGATCATCTGACAG CTGTTAACCTTCGGTGTATTGAGCGTTTATATGGTGATCATGGGCTTGACGTAAGGGATGTGCTTAGGAAGAACGCACCCCTTGCACTGCCAGTTATTTTAACCAGGCTGCAGCAGAAACAGGAAGAATGGGCAAGGTGCCGCTCCGATTTCAATAAGATTTGGGCTGAAATTTATGCTAAAAACTACCACAAGTCACTCGATCATCGGAGCTTCTATTTTAAGCAACAAGATACAAAGAACTTGAGTGCTAAAG CATTTTTAGCTGAAATCAGAGAAATGAGTGAAAAGGAtcagaatgaagatgagaagaTTCTTTCGATCAGTGGTGGATATAAACAACCCATCAAACCTCATATGAAGTTTGAGTATCCTGATCCCGACATTCAAGAAGATCTATATCAGCTCATGAAATATGCTTGTGGAGAAGTGTGTACACCTGAACAACATGACAAAGTCATGAAGATTTGGACAACATTCATTGAACCAGTGTTCAGCATTCCTTCCCGTCCTAGTGTGGAGGACATGAAAGAAACTGTAAACAATGATTCAGCTAAAACATTGGCCAATTTTGGTGAAGGGAATGTCATCCCTGTTGGCGAGGCTGCTTCAAATATGTCCAAAACTGGAGGTGATAATATTCCAACTGAAGAACCCCGTTGCAGCAGAATACTAATGGGACATGGTGATAATGGGGTCAAGAATTGTGGTTCTCCTAATGCAGATAATGCTGCGTGTGAGATTGATATATCATGCAATGCAACCCAAAATGGAGTATTGCACACAGATTCCAGCATCATACCTGCAATGTCAGGGACCAGCAAACAAGCTGGTTTCTTTGAGCAAGTTACTCCAAACTCTACAGGAGAAAAGAACATAAATCTGGAAAATG GATCAAGCAGTGCTATTGGTGATCATGTGCTGAATAACAAACCACAG GGTGGTCTTTATATGAAAGTTACTTCCTCTTCAGTTGAGGGGATCCAAGCTCAGAGATGTCAGAATGAAATTATAGGTTTCGGTAAAGATGAACGAGAAGAAGGTGAGTTATCCCCTAGTAAGAATTCTGAAGGCGGCATGTTGGCTGCATTTGGAGAAGTTGCGTATGGTTCTTGTAATAGTAGACAGACTGGAGGAGAAGCACTTTGTGTTGTGGAGGTGGGCAGGGAAAATGATGCTAATGCTGACGATGAAGGTGAGGAAAGTGCGAAGGGCTCCTCAGACAGTGAGAATGGCTATAAAATTGCTGAGGTTTCAGCGACTGATTCAGCCGACAGAGAAGAGCGCTCTCCCGGAGATCATGATGAAGATGAGGACCATGATGAGAATGACAACAAGGATGCGAGTGAACATGAGGCGGAAGGCGTTGCAGACATCCATGAGAATGAGGGAATGGCGGCATTTTCTGGTCATGTTCTGCACAGTGTGAAGCCTCTTACGACGAAATTGCCTGCTGCCTTACATGTGAAAGAGAGGAACTCAGAGATTTTCTACGGAAACGATtccttttatttacttttcagGCTTCACCAA ATTCTATATGAAAGAATGCGTAGTGCTAAGTTACATTCGTCGTCGCCAGAAAATAAATGGAGGATCTTGAACGATTCTAATACGACAGATTCATATGCTAG ATTTAAGGATGCACTACACAGTTTACTGGATGGATCATCTGATAATGCAAAGTTCGAAGATGATTGTCGAACTATTATTGGTGCTCAATCCTACATCCTCTTTTCACTAGACAAACTGATACATAAACTTGTCAAACAG CTGCAAACAATTGCGAGTGAGGAGATGGAGAACAAGCTCATTCAGCTATATTCATACGAAAGATCAAGAAGTCCTCGAAAATTTACTGATGATATTTATCATGAAAATGCACGTTTTCTTCTCCCCGAAGACAACTTGTATCGGATAGAATGT GTGCCTTCCCCAACTTGTTTAACGGTTCAGCTCATGAAAAACGAGCAGGACAAACCTGAAGAGACAGCTATCTACATGGTCCCTGCGTTTGCAGCTTATTTGAATGATGAACTACTAGCAACTGCTCCGGAACGGAAAGGAAAACATAGGATATTCTTGAAGAG aaacaaaagaaaatttcaGAGTCAAGACAAAATCTCCGACACCTCCAAACCCAAGGAACAGCTTGTAACTCATAATGGTCTTGAAATCAAGGTTGCTTCCAATACACTGAAG GCTTCTTATGTTATAGGTTCGGAAGACTTCTTATATCGCTTGAGCAAAAGGAGGAAAACTCAGTTTCACAGCAGTTCAAGCAGTAGCGCTTCCAATGGTTGTTCTCCAAGAGTTAGAAGAACCTGCAGAGTGATGGTTGGTTGA
- the LOC121758900 gene encoding paired amphipathic helix protein Sin3-like 3 isoform X2 translates to MKRSRDDVFATAIPSPTEPSGKAQVSTARSAQKLQTTDALSYLKVVKEKIQDKGDLYNEFLDVMKEFKAQRIDTSGVIVKVKELFRGERDLILGFNAFLPKGYEITLAAEDEPLLKKKPVDFEEAIGFVNKIKTRFQGDHHVYNAFLDILNIYRKNNMSITEVYQEVSVLFQDHADLLVEFTHFLPYTTAAAPVHHAQPISNHILLQNSGGSPMRMTRPIEQKPAAGNSFVTCPDSEQWKVSKEDNKTELHYDDNLDSVRKFTGGDDSANDQLHKEDPVSIFCGKVKERLNDSESYKKFLDCVRSYRSKFVTLPQFQKLVASILGSHPDLKEQCEDFIIYVEKTGSKQNFRSLKVDDREADMNNKEDSDKNIDHGNTERDRSDKALAFSKDVQGQKLSITKEKFMAKPIHELDLSNCESCTPSYRLLPDNYPIPSVSCRTKIGSEVLNDHWVSVTSGSEDYSFKHMRKNQYEESLFRCEDDRFELDMLLESVNATTKRVEELLDSMNSHTDKTGSSSHIGDHLTAVNLRCIERLYGDHGLDVRDVLRKNAPLALPVILTRLQQKQEEWARCRSDFNKIWAEIYAKNYHKSLDHRSFYFKQQDTKNLSAKAFLAEIREMSEKDQNEDEKILSISGGYKQPIKPHMKFEYPDPDIQEDLYQLMKYACGEVCTPEQHDKVMKIWTTFIEPVFSIPSRPSVEDMKETVNNDSAKTLANFGEGNVIPVGEAASNMSKTGGDNIPTEEPRCSRILMGHGDNGVKNCGSPNADNAACEIDISCNATQNGVLHTDSSIIPAMSGTSKQAGFFEQVTPNSTGEKNINLENGSSSAIGDHVLNNKPQGGLYMKVTSSSVEGIQAQRCQNEIIGFGKDEREEGELSPSKNSEGGMLAAFGEVAYGSCNSRQTGGEALCVVEVGRENDANADDEGEESAKGSSDSENGYKIAEVSATDSADREERSPGDHDEDEDHDENDNKDASEHEAEGVADIHENEGMAAFSGHVLHSVKPLTTKLPAALHVKERNSEIFYGNDSFYLLFRLHQILYERMRSAKLHSSSPENKWRILNDSNTTDSYARFKDALHSLLDGSSDNAKFEDDCRTIIGAQSYILFSLDKLIHKLVKQLQTIASEEMENKLIQLYSYERSRSPRKFTDDIYHENARFLLPEDNLYRIECVPSPTCLTVQLMKNEQDKPEETAIYMVPAFAAYLNDELLATAPERKGKHRIFLKRNKRKFQSQDKISDTSKPKEQLVTHNGLEIKVASNTLKASYVIGSEDFLYRLSKRRKTQFHSSSSSSASNGCSPRVRRTCRVMVG, encoded by the exons ATGAAGAGGTCTAGAGATGATGTGTTTGCGACTGCCATTCCTTCTCCAACTGAGcc TTCTGGAAAAGCCCAGGTGTCAACGGCAAGGAGTGCGCAGAAGCTCCAGACGACTGATGCCTTGTCATATCTCAAAGTTGTGAAGGAAAAAATTCAGGACAAAGGGGACTTGTATAATGAGTTTCTTGATGTCATGAAAGAGTTCAAGGCTCAAAG AATTGATACATCTGGcgttatagtaaaagtgaaggAATTATTTAGAGGGGAACGGGACCTAATTCTGGGTTTCAATGCCTTTTTACCAAAGGGATATGAAATTACCCTCGCAGCAGAGGATGAACCACTTCTAAAAAAGAAGCCCGTAGATTTTGAAGAAGCAATTGgttttgtaaacaaaataaAG ACCAGATTTCAGGGTGACCATCATGTATACAATGCATTTCTTGACATCTTGAATATATACAGAAAAAATAATATGTCCATAACAGAAGTCTATCAGGAG GTTTCAGTTCTTTTTCAGGATCATGCTGACCTCCTTGTAGAGTTCACTCATTTTTTACCTTATACTACTGCTGCTGCCCCCGTCCATCATGCTCAACCCATTAGCAATCATATCTTGCTGCAGAACAGTGGAGGCTCTCCCATGAGAATGACTCGGCCCATTGAGCAG AAGCCTGCTGCAGGCAATTCATTTGTTACTTGCCCTGATTCAGAGCAATGGAAAGTTAGTAAAGAAGATAACAAAACTGAGCTTCATTATGACGATAACTTGGACAGTGTAAGAAAATTTACCGGCGGAGATGATTCTGCTAATGACCAGTTACATAAAG AGGACCCAGTGTCAATTTTCTGTGGAAAAGTGAAGGAAAGATTGAATGATTCCGAAAGCTACAAGAAGTTTTTGGACTGTGTTCGTTCCTATAGAAGCAAGTTTGTCACACTGCCTCAATTTCAAAAGCTG GTAGCTAGTATACTGGGATCACATCCAGACCTCAAGGAACAGTGCGAAGATTTCATAATTTATGTTGAGAAGACAG GCAGCAAACAAAATTTCAGATCTCTAAAGGTAGATGATCGTGAAGCAGATATGAATAATAAGGAAGACAGTGATAAAAATATAGATCATGGCAATACTGAAAGGGATAGATCCGACAAGGCTCTTGCTTTTAGCAAAGATGTCCAAGGACAGAAACTGTCCATTACAAAGGAGAAGTTTATGGCGAAACCCATCCATGAACTTGATCTCTCTAACTGTGAAAGCTGCACTCCAAGTTACCGACTTCTTCCTGACAAT TATCCGATTCCATCAGTGAGCTGTAGAACCAAGATTGGTTCTGAAGTGCTGAATGATCATTGGGTGTCTGTCACTTCAGGAAGTGAGGACTATTCGTTCAAACATATGCGCAAAAACCAATATGAAGAAAGCCTGTTCCGTTGTGAGGACGATAG GTTTGAACTTGACATGCTGTTGGAATCTGTGAACGCAACAACAAAGCGTGTTGAAGAATTGTTAGATAGTATGAACTCTCATACTGACAAGACTGGGAGTTCATCTCATATAGGTGATCATCTGACAG CTGTTAACCTTCGGTGTATTGAGCGTTTATATGGTGATCATGGGCTTGACGTAAGGGATGTGCTTAGGAAGAACGCACCCCTTGCACTGCCAGTTATTTTAACCAGGCTGCAGCAGAAACAGGAAGAATGGGCAAGGTGCCGCTCCGATTTCAATAAGATTTGGGCTGAAATTTATGCTAAAAACTACCACAAGTCACTCGATCATCGGAGCTTCTATTTTAAGCAACAAGATACAAAGAACTTGAGTGCTAAAG CATTTTTAGCTGAAATCAGAGAAATGAGTGAAAAGGAtcagaatgaagatgagaagaTTCTTTCGATCAGTGGTGGATATAAACAACCCATCAAACCTCATATGAAGTTTGAGTATCCTGATCCCGACATTCAAGAAGATCTATATCAGCTCATGAAATATGCTTGTGGAGAAGTGTGTACACCTGAACAACATGACAAAGTCATGAAGATTTGGACAACATTCATTGAACCAGTGTTCAGCATTCCTTCCCGTCCTAGTGTGGAGGACATGAAAGAAACTGTAAACAATGATTCAGCTAAAACATTGGCCAATTTTGGTGAAGGGAATGTCATCCCTGTTGGCGAGGCTGCTTCAAATATGTCCAAAACTGGAGGTGATAATATTCCAACTGAAGAACCCCGTTGCAGCAGAATACTAATGGGACATGGTGATAATGGGGTCAAGAATTGTGGTTCTCCTAATGCAGATAATGCTGCGTGTGAGATTGATATATCATGCAATGCAACCCAAAATGGAGTATTGCACACAGATTCCAGCATCATACCTGCAATGTCAGGGACCAGCAAACAAGCTGGTTTCTTTGAGCAAGTTACTCCAAACTCTACAGGAGAAAAGAACATAAATCTGGAAAATG GATCAAGCAGTGCTATTGGTGATCATGTGCTGAATAACAAACCACAG GGTGGTCTTTATATGAAAGTTACTTCCTCTTCAGTTGAGGGGATCCAAGCTCAGAGATGTCAGAATGAAATTATAGGTTTCGGTAAAGATGAACGAGAAGAAGGTGAGTTATCCCCTAGTAAGAATTCTGAAGGCGGCATGTTGGCTGCATTTGGAGAAGTTGCGTATGGTTCTTGTAATAGTAGACAGACTGGAGGAGAAGCACTTTGTGTTGTGGAGGTGGGCAGGGAAAATGATGCTAATGCTGACGATGAAGGTGAGGAAAGTGCGAAGGGCTCCTCAGACAGTGAGAATGGCTATAAAATTGCTGAGGTTTCAGCGACTGATTCAGCCGACAGAGAAGAGCGCTCTCCCGGAGATCATGATGAAGATGAGGACCATGATGAGAATGACAACAAGGATGCGAGTGAACATGAGGCGGAAGGCGTTGCAGACATCCATGAGAATGAGGGAATGGCGGCATTTTCTGGTCATGTTCTGCACAGTGTGAAGCCTCTTACGACGAAATTGCCTGCTGCCTTACATGTGAAAGAGAGGAACTCAGAGATTTTCTACGGAAACGATtccttttatttacttttcagGCTTCACCAA ATTCTATATGAAAGAATGCGTAGTGCTAAGTTACATTCGTCGTCGCCAGAAAATAAATGGAGGATCTTGAACGATTCTAATACGACAGATTCATATGCTAG ATTTAAGGATGCACTACACAGTTTACTGGATGGATCATCTGATAATGCAAAGTTCGAAGATGATTGTCGAACTATTATTGGTGCTCAATCCTACATCCTCTTTTCACTAGACAAACTGATACATAAACTTGTCAAACAG CTGCAAACAATTGCGAGTGAGGAGATGGAGAACAAGCTCATTCAGCTATATTCATACGAAAGATCAAGAAGTCCTCGAAAATTTACTGATGATATTTATCATGAAAATGCACGTTTTCTTCTCCCCGAAGACAACTTGTATCGGATAGAATGT GTGCCTTCCCCAACTTGTTTAACGGTTCAGCTCATGAAAAACGAGCAGGACAAACCTGAAGAGACAGCTATCTACATGGTCCCTGCGTTTGCAGCTTATTTGAATGATGAACTACTAGCAACTGCTCCGGAACGGAAAGGAAAACATAGGATATTCTTGAAGAG aaacaaaagaaaatttcaGAGTCAAGACAAAATCTCCGACACCTCCAAACCCAAGGAACAGCTTGTAACTCATAATGGTCTTGAAATCAAGGTTGCTTCCAATACACTGAAG GCTTCTTATGTTATAGGTTCGGAAGACTTCTTATATCGCTTGAGCAAAAGGAGGAAAACTCAGTTTCACAGCAGTTCAAGCAGTAGCGCTTCCAATGGTTGTTCTCCAAGAGTTAGAAGAACCTGCAGAGTGATGGTTGGTTGA